A stretch of the Arthrobacter stackebrandtii genome encodes the following:
- the pyrE gene encoding orotate phosphoribosyltransferase, which produces MTSTLAADRARLLELVKELAVVRGKVILSSGKEADYYIDLRRITLHHEASRLAGRVMLAMLDDAGIDFETAGGLTMGADPVGTALMHAAGDAGRAIDAFVVRKAQKSYGMGRQVEGPGVDGRKVVVLEDTSTTGGSALTAVEGVRKAGGNIQAVAVIVDRDTGAKERIEAEANVPYLFIFGKDELGLS; this is translated from the coding sequence ATGACTTCGACTCTCGCTGCCGACCGTGCCCGCCTCCTTGAACTGGTAAAGGAACTCGCCGTTGTCCGCGGCAAGGTGATCCTCTCCTCCGGCAAGGAGGCCGACTACTACATCGACTTGCGCCGCATCACGCTCCACCACGAGGCCTCGCGCCTCGCCGGCCGGGTCATGCTGGCCATGCTGGACGACGCCGGCATTGACTTTGAGACTGCCGGCGGCTTGACCATGGGTGCAGACCCGGTCGGCACGGCGCTGATGCATGCTGCAGGGGATGCCGGCCGCGCCATTGACGCGTTTGTCGTGCGCAAGGCGCAGAAGTCCTACGGCATGGGCCGCCAGGTCGAGGGCCCCGGCGTTGACGGTCGCAAGGTTGTTGTCCTGGAGGACACCTCCACCACCGGCGGCTCCGCGCTGACCGCCGTCGAGGGCGTGCGCAAGGCAGGCGGCAACATTCAGGCCGTGGCCGTCATCGTGGACCGCGACACCGGCGCCAAGGAGCGCATCGAAGCCGAAGCCAACGTGCCCTACCTGTTCATCTTCGGCAAGGACGAGCTCGGCCTTTCATAG
- a CDS encoding thymidine kinase, with amino-acid sequence MSKLYFRHGAMNSGKSTGLLQAAFNYEERGQRVLLAKPGVDTKGETSIVSRLGVSREVDFLIPPGANARDLFAAQVRGDDPDALLKHMDMAPVACLLVDEAQFLDPAQVDDLFRIAVLDGVPVLAYGLRTDFRTRAFPGAARLLEIAHSLEELKTICRCGRKAMFNTRRVGSEIVFDGDQVAIEGAEVWYESLCGSCYLEASGGKLGS; translated from the coding sequence TTGTCGAAGCTGTATTTTCGCCACGGCGCCATGAATTCCGGCAAGTCAACGGGCCTGCTGCAGGCCGCGTTCAACTATGAGGAACGCGGCCAGCGGGTGCTGCTGGCCAAGCCCGGCGTGGACACGAAGGGCGAGACGTCCATCGTGTCCCGGCTGGGCGTGAGCCGCGAGGTGGACTTCCTGATCCCGCCTGGCGCCAACGCGCGGGACCTGTTCGCCGCCCAGGTGCGCGGCGACGACCCCGACGCGCTGCTCAAGCACATGGACATGGCGCCGGTGGCGTGCCTGCTCGTGGACGAAGCCCAATTCCTGGACCCGGCCCAGGTCGACGACTTGTTCCGCATCGCAGTGCTCGACGGCGTCCCCGTCCTGGCCTACGGGCTGCGCACCGACTTCCGCACCCGCGCCTTCCCCGGCGCCGCCCGCCTGCTGGAAATCGCCCACTCGCTGGAGGAGCTCAAGACCATTTGCCGCTGCGGGCGCAAGGCCATGTTCAACACCCGCCGGGTGGGCAGCGAGATTGTTTTCGACGGCGACCAGGTCGCCATCGAGGGGGCCGAAGTCTGGTACGAATCGCTGTGCGGCAGCTGCTACCTCGAGGCATCCGGCGGAAAACTCGGTTCCTGA
- a CDS encoding TrmH family RNA methyltransferase encodes MVTTTGETPAPDAPDTPEFPELHHEVGVGPWEGELPEGDHWDPELLANGDRRNVLDEYRYWTMEAIVAELDTRRHDFHVAIENWQHDMNIGTVVRTANAFLAKEVHIIGRRRWNKRGAMVTDRYQHVRHHPTVEDFVTWAKGEGLAIIGIDIFPDSEQLETYELPRNCVFVFGQEGPGLSDEVHAAAETTLSIEQFGSTRSINAASAAGIAMHAWIRRHVFNQRVG; translated from the coding sequence ATGGTGACTACAACCGGTGAAACCCCTGCCCCTGACGCACCAGACACCCCGGAATTCCCGGAATTGCACCACGAGGTGGGCGTCGGCCCATGGGAGGGCGAACTGCCTGAGGGGGATCACTGGGACCCCGAACTACTGGCCAACGGCGACCGCCGCAACGTCCTGGACGAGTACCGGTACTGGACCATGGAGGCGATTGTCGCCGAGCTGGACACGCGCCGCCACGACTTCCATGTCGCCATTGAAAACTGGCAGCATGACATGAACATCGGCACCGTGGTGCGCACCGCCAACGCGTTCCTCGCCAAGGAGGTCCACATCATTGGCCGGCGGCGGTGGAACAAGCGCGGCGCCATGGTCACCGACCGCTACCAGCACGTCCGCCACCACCCCACGGTTGAGGACTTTGTCACCTGGGCGAAGGGCGAGGGCTTGGCGATCATCGGCATCGACATCTTCCCGGACTCGGAGCAGCTGGAGACCTACGAGCTGCCCCGCAACTGCGTCTTCGTGTTCGGTCAGGAAGGGCCGGGGCTCAGCGACGAGGTCCACGCTGCGGCGGAAACCACGCTCTCCATTGAACAGTTCGGCTCCACCCGCTCCATCAACGCCGCATCCGCCGCGGGAATTGCCATGCACGCCTGGATCCGCCGGCACGTGTTCAACCAGCGAGTGGGTTAG
- a CDS encoding HAD-IIA family hydrolase — protein MSTQIDRQPADIECWLTDMDGVLVHENKAVPGAAELIQRWVDTSKRFLVLTNNSIFTPRDLAARLKASGLEVPEENLWTSALATAQFLKSQLPGGRAFVIGEAGLTTALHEAGFILTDQKPDYVVLGETRTYSFEAITQAIRLIGDGARFICTNPDATGPSREGPLPATGAVAALITKATGREPYIVGKPNPMMFRSAMNRIQAHSETTAMIGDRMDTDIIAGMEAGLHTVLVYTGITQPADVDAYPFRPNQALNSVADLLDHL, from the coding sequence ATGAGCACCCAGATTGACCGCCAGCCCGCTGACATTGAATGCTGGCTCACCGACATGGACGGCGTCCTGGTCCACGAAAACAAGGCCGTCCCCGGTGCGGCCGAATTGATCCAGCGCTGGGTTGACACCTCCAAGCGCTTCCTGGTGCTGACCAACAACTCCATCTTCACCCCGCGCGACCTCGCCGCCCGCCTGAAGGCCTCCGGGTTGGAAGTCCCCGAGGAAAACCTGTGGACGTCGGCCCTGGCCACTGCCCAGTTCCTGAAGTCGCAGCTGCCCGGCGGGCGCGCCTTTGTCATCGGCGAGGCCGGATTGACGACGGCGCTGCACGAGGCCGGCTTCATCCTGACCGACCAGAAGCCCGACTACGTGGTGCTCGGCGAGACCCGCACCTACTCATTCGAGGCCATCACCCAGGCCATCCGCCTCATTGGCGACGGCGCACGCTTTATCTGCACCAACCCCGACGCCACAGGCCCGTCCCGCGAGGGCCCGCTGCCGGCCACCGGCGCCGTCGCCGCGCTCATCACCAAGGCCACGGGCCGCGAGCCGTACATCGTGGGCAAGCCGAACCCCATGATGTTCCGTTCCGCCATGAACCGCATCCAGGCCCATTCGGAAACCACCGCCATGATCGGGGACCGCATGGACACCGACATCATCGCGGGCATGGAAGCCGGGCTGCACACAGTCCTCGTCTACACGGGCATCACCCAGCCGGCCGACGTCGACGCCTACCCGTTCCGCCCCAACCAGGCGCTGAACTCGGTCGCCGACCTGCTCGACCACTTGTAG
- a CDS encoding iron chaperone, with translation MGTEVSDYLNQFDGGERAAMEHVYAVGRELAPEAVEGTSYGMAALVYRGKGLIATVRGRNFLSVYPFSGVVVANNLDVLDGFETTTGSIHYSADHQLPDAALRRIIEARREENDAKTR, from the coding sequence ATGGGAACTGAAGTCAGCGACTACTTGAACCAATTCGACGGCGGCGAGCGCGCCGCGATGGAACACGTGTATGCGGTTGGCCGGGAGCTCGCGCCAGAGGCGGTGGAAGGCACCAGCTACGGCATGGCCGCGCTGGTCTACCGCGGCAAGGGCCTCATCGCAACGGTGCGGGGCCGGAACTTCCTGTCGGTCTACCCCTTTAGCGGCGTGGTGGTCGCCAACAATCTCGACGTGCTGGACGGTTTTGAAACAACCACCGGCAGCATCCACTACTCGGCGGACCACCAGCTGCCGGATGCCGCACTGCGGCGCATCATCGAGGCCCGGCGTGAGGAGAACGACGCGAAAACCCGGTAG
- a CDS encoding GNAT family N-acetyltransferase, which yields MATTRLLELADVAELTELLRRNREFLRPWDPVRTDEFFTEPAQLGIARTLLDAHDAGTAVPLVILTREGGLAGRLNLNGVVRGVLQSAAMGYWVGEAFNGSGLATAAVAEAVELAAGGLGLHRLQAETLLHNSASQRVLAKNGFSRYGLAPKYLKIAGQWQDHLMFQRLLEP from the coding sequence GTGGCCACCACCCGGCTGCTGGAACTGGCCGACGTCGCCGAACTTACGGAACTGCTGCGCCGGAACCGTGAGTTCCTGCGGCCGTGGGACCCGGTCCGAACCGACGAGTTCTTCACCGAGCCCGCGCAGCTTGGAATTGCCCGCACCCTTTTGGATGCGCACGACGCCGGCACGGCAGTTCCGCTGGTCATCCTCACCCGGGAGGGTGGTTTGGCCGGGCGGCTGAACCTCAACGGGGTTGTCCGCGGCGTGCTCCAGTCTGCCGCGATGGGCTACTGGGTCGGTGAGGCGTTCAACGGCTCCGGACTGGCCACTGCCGCCGTTGCCGAGGCGGTTGAGCTGGCCGCCGGCGGCCTTGGGCTGCACCGGCTCCAGGCCGAAACCCTGCTGCACAACTCCGCCTCGCAGCGTGTCCTGGCGAAGAACGGTTTCAGCAGGTACGGGCTGGCGCCAAAGTATCTCAAGATCGCCGGCCAGTGGCAGGACCACCTCATGTTCCAGCGGCTCCTGGAGCCCTGA